TCCAATAACTTTTAGATATTATTATTCTCCATTCCGGAATTCTCTCTAACTAAAAGATGAAAGTGGAGCTGGTGTATACAAGATATAGAGAAGTTTTTGGAGGGTAGaagatatagaaaaaaaattattcAAATAATGACTCTGATGATTTAGAGAACGAATTTTAAAAATTATCTTGGAGGTACTCTTAGTCAAACTGTTTAGAAAAGGATAAAGGATGTAACAATTAATATATTTATGTCTATAATAATTAATACTGCTATATATCTGAATCTGAAGCTGTGCACGATTTTTCTAGTCAGGTCAGCCCTGAGCTGTACGGGGACAGCAGGCCGAGGCTCTTCACGTACTGGACAGTGAGAATAATCTAACTGCTGCTCCATGTTTTATTGTTGTCCAtttcattttcaattcataagcaTTTTTTTGATTTGCATTGCATACATGGACCTACATTACCTTACTATTAATTATTGCATGCACGCACACGCAGAGCGACGCGTACGAGGCTACTGGTTGCTACAACGCGCTGTGCCCGGGGTTCGTGCAGACGAGCTCCCGCATCGCCATCGGCGCGTCGATCTCGCCGGTGTCGTCGGCCGGCGGCGCGCAGTACGACATGACGCTGCTGATCTGGAAGGACCCGAAGCTGGGCAACTGGTGGCTCAGCTACGGGGACCAGCTGGTGGGGTACTGGCCGGCGCAGCTGTTCACGCACCTGTCGGACCACGCCACCATGGTGGAGTGGGGCGGCGAGGTGGTGGACACCAGGCCCGCCGGCGTGCACACCGCCACGCAGATGGGGTCCGGCCGCTTCGCCGGCGAGGGGTTCGGCCGCGCCAGCTACTTCCGCAACCTCGAGACGGTGGACGCCGACAACAGCCTCGCCGAGGTGGCGCTCGACGCCATCCAGACGCTGGCCGAGAACCCCGCCTGCTACGACATACGCAAGGCCTacgacgaagacgacgacggcggcggcggcggccagcacTCCGCCCGCGGAGGATGGGGAACCCACTTCTACTACGGTGGCCCGGGACACAACCCGGCGTGCCCCTGATGGTCTCAAGTTATCTGAATCTGATGAGTGCATGGGACCTGATGATGACCACCGTACCATACCATGGATGGACTAATACCTGCATGCATTTGAATTAGTTCATCTACATATATTAATTAATCCCACATCATGCTGCATCAAGCATCATCTAGCTACTAGTAGAGTACTGTATGTGTAGCTTATATTTGCATGAATATATGCATCATCTAGAGGACTAGGAGAATGTATCCGTCATGGTTCGCTCCCTAGGTAGCCAGTCCAGTCCAACAAGGCGGATCGTGCATGCAATGCTTCCACCTGTGTGTACGCGTGGCCAAATTTTGACGTACGATCGTACGTGTGCAAGCTTTCGCTAATTCTAGCTACCTGTAAGGACTTGCAAGATGTAATTAACTGTTGATTTATCTGTTCTTTCGATGGACCCCCAAGGATTCAAAATTTGACTTTTTGATAAAGTTTCATTAATCTTGCCTAAACTATTATGAAAGTCCGATTTACCACCGTGGCTGACGTGGCGTCAAACCAAATAAAAACTGCTTTCGAAACCGCTCCGAAAGATAAAATGGATATTTAGAATGATTTCAAAAGTTAGAAGAATCTAACAATTCGGGTTTTTTTTTATTGAGGGAGAAAAATAGAGCTTGTACAATAGTTGAGGGAGACTAGTTGGGCTTCTGGCCACTTGCCAAGACTGTTCTATTTGCCAATATTGCCAAGGTGGGAAATTCAAACCGAGCCCAGAATTCTAACAGCCCAGTAGTCTATCGGAACTTCGGAAGGATGGAACCATGGAGGCCATTCTCTCATCTCTCAATTTCTCCTCTCGCAGTGGCAGCTAGCAAACACAGAAGTTTCCTCGTCATCTACAACGGACAGCAAATTTCAAAAGTACTTTAACAATAATTGACACGGAAAAAGAGGCACTGAAAATGACCTAGATGCCCACTTCATTTGACCTTagcttggccttgtttacttctcttaaaaaatttgcaaaatttttcacattatccgtcacatcgaatctttagacacatgcatggaatattaaatataaacaaaaataaaaactaattgcacagtttggtcgaaattgacgagacgaatcttttaagcctagttagcccatgattagataatatttgtcaaatacaaacgaaagtgctacagtgtcgatttcccaaaatttttcggaactaaacaaggcctaactttcAAACATTTTTATCTATTTGTTGCTTACTTTCATTTccagtatgtatgtatatatatatatatacggtagcgctattctacactctaggtgtagaatattattctacaccgcaagtcaaaactgagtagaaaaaatactgaacaGTACTGGAGAGTGTTTAGTATCAACTTGTCCAACACTCAGGACCATGAAATACTGAACAGTACTGAAACACGAATAAACACGAATACTAAGcgatactgaattttgctcaATATAACAGctcggtgtagaatagtattctacacctagggtgtagaatagcacttatatatatatatatatatatatatatatatatatatatatatatactggagcCGCAAAGACAGACCATGCTGTACTCGGATGTCACATTCTGTACGATGATGTTGGGCACATTTCTTTTTCAAAAAGTAGTTTCATAGCTGTAAATTTTCGATGTGTATTACGGAAATTTGGTGCCAAAAGACTGTTTTTAGGGATCATATTGGTGTTCAAACATCATTATTGGTGACTATAGCAAGTGCTCTCATGGGTGACTGGTCACTAGAGCTCGCCCTCAGTCTAGAGATCTAGGTTCAAGCCTTGCATCTTCTTAGTTGAAAAATAGGGGTGTGGTCTGCTCCTTCcgtcaagttttttttttattggTGACTATATAGAGCTTTTGGTGAAAAAAGAACTCGTCATTTAGAAAAGGTTTAGTCAAACCTATAGACGACAAACATCAATAACTACTGTATTAGTTTAGAAACTTGTAAGTTATATGTGTAGATTAGTAGTCAATatacttgcaaaatctcttatgTTTGAATAATAATGTGCTCGAGCGTTGCGCTGAAAACCAAAACATATTAAAATCAGGCTTCGTATCATCAACAGACTAAAGATTCACTTTTCGCTTctataatatataaaaaatgctCTTGTGTTGCAATGGAAGAAATAAGCAATTAAATATTATGTATCTATTTATgtgttatatttttataaaaaattaaaatcatACCTTAATTTATAATGAACATAACATCTATAATAATGTTATCGTTTGAGCTTGTCgccgaatctgtcagccattcacCAATacttttttctcacaataattCAGCAAACACTGCCATGATTTTTTAGCCAAATGAACAAGGCCAGCCCGTATCAAACTTAAATAGACATTTGATAGATTTTCACAAAAACACTtactaaaaaaaatattatgatTATAAATTTCATACTATCCATACATTACTACTGTTAAATATTGAGTTTCGTAGTGATTTAAGTTGACAAGGAAGTAGCTGCTAGTATGTTATATTTATTTGTACAGGATCGGAGGACGTTTAGATTTTAGTTTACAATTTTCTTCTTAGTTTTAGATCATCGGCTGAACCagaatctaaaaaaataaatcatGTTCTTAATTTAACTTATGTCAAAAAATTGATGGTGAAAATTTTCATTTGTAGAAAAGAGTAATTAAAAGACCTATAGTTGTTCTTATTCTTCGTTTTCTATTTATGGGGAACAAACATTGGTGTACGTGTACAGTGTACTTCCCAAAGGAGAAGTATTTATTTGTATTATATTAGACTGGACTACAGCTAGATTTTAGTTTACATTCCAATTAGTTGGATCATAGTCATAACCAGATTCTAACAAAAAAAGTCATTCTGAATTAAAATTACATTAAAATTTTGATGGTGAATTTCTTCTTGTTTATAGAGAAGAGTAAAAAATTGGAAGATTGTTActtttattcttcttttttGATATCTATGGGAAATAaacacatgaaaaaaaaaataaaaaagaaaaaaacaactgTCCGAACGAACAGAAGAAAAAAGAATTGAAAAAGACAGAGATAATGGATGTCCGCGGAAACACGTTCGacggaaaaaaaagagagaggacaggaaaaaacataaataaaaaaagaaaaaaaacaagaagaagaaacgAACACGACGCCCGCCAGAATTgtgcatgaaaaaaaaaacaggtgaACCTACGAAGCTAAGGGCAATATTAGGATTTTTTAAAAACAGTGGGaagaaattattattattattattattgaatatatatatatatatatatatattctgaaTACTATAGTGGTTAaagatatatatacataaaaaaccGTGTAAAGTCAAATGTGTCAAGTGTATTCAAGAGGTAGAACTTGTCGTCCAAACAATTACTCTCCCAATGTATATATAAGAaacttatgattttttttaatttggcgCCAGAATTTTGACACAAACTTGGTTTGATAAAATGTGCTAACCAAACTAGTTTGATAAAATGTGCTAACAGGAGAtctatttgggaacccaaatcCAAAATAGATTTCCAACACAAtatctatagcctccaacagagtacccatataGAAGACCCATTTTGAGGACACTTTAACTCTCACGTCCAGGAGCGGTCAAGTCACAGTTTTAAATTGGAACAACTCTACTTTTAACTTGAAAGTCAgatcacaacgatttctgatacAATACATTGAATTAGTTGTCTGTAGATATCTACGGAGTACCATAGTACTACAACTTTATTTTGGGCTGCCAGATCCGATAAAATAGATCAATATATATTACCTAGGCTATTTTCTCATATTCATCTCCCTACCAAATACTTCCtacattttaaattataaaacattttaatattttaagattcattatatatatagacacacacacacacaacataTATCTAGGTGTGTAGTAAAAATTATAAATGTGAAAAACCAAAATGTTTTATAATTTCGAATAGAAGGAGTATTCTAGATTCCTTCACGAAAGAATTTAGCAATTCATTACTATATATAAGGAAGAATTATATATTTGGTTTATAAATAAGGAAGAATTATAGTGGGATTGTACATGAGTCTCTATTAAATCATGTATGTAAATACCCTATGTAATATCCCTGTTTTTATCAGAGGAGAATTTAGCACTTTATTTattatcttaaattataagacatttaaaGAATCTTGAATAGTCAaaatatcttaaatttaactaaaattatagaaaaaattataaaaaatcatgacatcaaataagtatacttactatgaaaatataattaataaagaatctaatgatacttagttaatatcattaaatattattattttattatataattttggttaaacttaaaatgctttgattatctaaaattcctagaatgtcttatataatttgggatggaaggaGTATTGGGTTTATTTATAAATAAGGAAGAATTATATATTGGGTTTGAAGAAAGGGGAAAAAAGGCTCCCATTTGCCGGCCACTTCTGCCCGGTTGGAGTCCCCGTCTTCGTCGTCTTGTAGCAGCAGTGAGTGCGGTAGTAttggccggccggcggcgaggcTCCCCTCCCCCTTCTCCTCCTCTTTCTCTGCACACATACATGCTTGTtctccgccgcctccgcctccgcctcccgcTGCGACGTCCTCTTctcgtctcctcctcctcctcctcctcctcctccttcccctccttctccccctccccctcgccCTCGACCTCTAGCTCCTTCTCCTGTTGGTCGTCGACAGGCGAAGGTAGAAGGTCCATGGCGTCATCTCCTTCTCCCGCATCCGCCGCGGTCGTTGCCGAGGGCTCGGCGGCCCGCCGCTTCTGGATCGCTGCCTCCACGCGGGAGGCCGCCTTCGCCGCATACACGCCCTTCATCCTCTCCCTCGCCGCCGGCAACTTGCGGCTCGACGTCTTCCGCCACTACATCGCGCAGGACGCTCACTTCCTTCGCGCCTTCGCTCGCGCGTAAGCCCAATTCCCTCCTTCCTGATTCCGCCTGATTTGATTCGCCTAACTACCCCCAGGACTGGACTGGATCTGATCTCATTCTTCCTTTCCTCCCGTGGCGCAATCATACAGGTACGAAATGGCCGAGGACTGCgctgacgatgatgacgacagGGCCACCATCGCCGACCTCAGGAAGGCCATCCTCCAAGAGCTCAACCTCCACTCCTCCGTTCTGCAGGTCATTTTCTCCCCACCCATATGTTTCCCATGGAATACCCAATGAATGGATTAGTTGCTTGCCGTTGCAGGCCAAGCTTCACCGCTGAGCTTAGCATCCTGCTATAACCTATAACATGATGGATGTACACATGGATCCTTTAGGAAACCACTAATACTGATGAAACTAATCTGTTATATTTCAATAAAGATAAATCAACTGCCCCACACCACCCATATTCGTCTTGTAGGTTTGACACTAACATATATCTTGATTGTGTATCTTAATTATTCCTGATTGTCCCGTGCATATGCAACTTTGCTGCTTGCTCTTGTCACTTTAAAATCCTGCATCTATACCCAAAATGCTTACAATCCAgcatagttttttttaaaaaattgtaaTTTGGTTTAGTGTATATgtactgtgcacctattttacaGTATTGCACTTTAAAATCCTGCATCTATACCCAAAATGCTTACAATCCAGcatagtttttttaaaaaaattgtaatTTGGTTTAGTGTATATGTATAAGATAGTCCTATCAGTTCAATATTGTCTGTCCTTTCTGTTGGCATTATGATTAAATTATTTTCCTTTCTAGGATTTGTTTCATTTCCTTGACCATTTGATCTGTCGGAGTGAGAAGTTGATCATAATCCATGCATTCCTCCCCAAACGAACTATTGCACAtactgtttttcttttttagtcTTCACTTCTTACTAGTACCTTTGCCTTCCACCCTCAGATTACTTGTAAGCCTAACCTGGTTACTACTGAATAGATCTCTATTAGCATGTTAACACTGTTGAATTCAAAATCTTGCTAATTGTTGCCTGTTGTTATTAAGGGCATTTCGGTTTTCAGATATTTCACTGCATAAGAGGTTTTTTTTTATGTCCCTTGAGTCCTTGTACCAATACTAGCAAACATACTTGTGCATTTTGCAACGTACTGTTCCTAGATGCGTGCTGCTCTAACTCATATAAGTATGGGAGATTTAGAGATTTATCATTGATCACATCATGTTTCCCAATTCGTTTTGCGGTCAGATTCCACACCATGGCTAAACACTCTGCTCTAACTCGTATTGGTGCATGAGAGAGTGGCAGATCATTTAAACGGTTCGTATTCCAATTTCCTTTGGAATCAGACTCCGCACCGTGCTTAGACACACTACTCCAACTCGTACGGGCATGAAGAGAGATTGGTCCGTTGGATCCTAGTGGACGGTTGTGAGCTTTAGAGACGATTTTGTGTATTCTTTGTGCTGTTTTGGCATAGTGTTTATTTATAGAGGACTGGACAATAAACTGCTCTAAATTTCCATTTGTATAATTAGTTGGACGATCTATTCAACCAGGTTCCAATATGACAAGTTTTGTTCATATAATTAAAACTGCAACAATAATTTAATGGGGAATCCTTTTTTCGTTGGGAAGGGTCAACGTTCAAAGTCTTGTGATGTTGCCTTTTACTTTGTTTTTTTACATTTATTATATTTCTATTATTTATCTTTATAAATTCTCCTTCCATTTTTTAGAAAATCAGCTATGCAGGAACACACACCTGAAAAAACAGGGGTGGGAGGTACGCGTGATGGGAAAAACCGGTAAAAAAATAGGAGTACGGAGGTGGAACACACATGAAAATACGAGTGGAAGGCATGTGTGATGGGGGAAGTGGTAAAAAGAGTAGTACTTCCtcagttccaaattataagtcgctttgacttgTTTGGTACATCaattttgctatgtatctacATATAACATATGTCTAGATTCATAGCAAAATCTATGTACCAAAAAAGTCaaagtgacttataatttggaactgaGGGAGTAGTATGGAGGTGAAAGAAAAgtcggaaagaaaaaaaaggtaaaAAAGAGGACCGCATGGAGAGAGAAAAATCAAGTGGAACACGGTCACAGAAAAATCAAGAGGGAGGCAGGGAGATTCTGGAGGAATGTGGTAAAAAAAGTCCAGGTCACATACATGACAGGTAAAGGTGCGGGGACACTTtgggaagaaaaaaaagacGGATGGAAGAATCATTTCACTCATGATTTTAGCCCTAAACTGAGAGAACTTAAGCAAACACTTCTAATATATCCTTGTCATGCATTTTTATATGGAAAAAATGCTTACCAGCTGATGTATTGTACAAGTTGCTAGAGATATATCTACTGTCCTTAAAACTGAACTTCATCTGTCCTCTCGGATTCAATAATTGCTAACTAATCCTCTTCCcaacttaaaaaaaaaactcaatcgGGTATCCTCCTGTCTATTCGATTTGCAGGAGTGGGGagttgatcctaccaaagagataCCTCCAAGCGCAGCTACAACCAAGTACACTGATTTCCTACTTGCAACAGCGGCTGGAAAAGTTGATGGTACAAAAGGTTCTGACAAAATGGTTACTCCATTTGAGAAGACTAAAATTGCTGCATACACTGTTGGGGCCATGACTCCATGCATGAGGCTTTATGCATATCTAGGCAAAGAACTCATGGCTTTCCTTAAACAAGATGAAAATCACCCATACAAGAAATGGATTAACACATATGCATCCAGTGATTTTGAGGTATAGAATTATCATCTTTCTATACATCAGTGCTCCTACATTTTACTGTAGTACTGGCTCATGTTTCAATGCAATTGGTTCATGTGCTGAATCATCTCTCGTTTTACCCTCTCTTCCACAGGACAATGCACTCCAAATAGAAGAATTGCTAGACAAACTAAGTGTGTCATTAACTGGTGAGGAGCTTGAGATTATTGGCAAGCTCTACCAGCAAGCTATGAAACTGGAAGTGGAGTTCTTTTCTGCTCAGCTTGTAGACCAACCTGTTGTGGCTCCACTTTCAAGATATTGTGATCCAAAATATAAGCTCTTGATCTTTTCTGATTTTGATTTGACATGCACTGTTGTTGATTCATCTGCCATTTTGGCGGAGATTGCAATTTTGTCATTCCAAAAGGCAAGTCAAAGTGGGAATGATAATAACCTTGACCGTACAAAATCAGGAGACCTGAGAAATTCGTGGAACATGCTCTCTAAGCAATACATGGAAGAGTATGAGGAATGCATGGAAAGACTACTTCCTCCAGAAGAGTGTATGTGCATCATGGCCTCTATTTGCTTTGTTTCTATTGGTTTGTGATCCTGCAATAGTAGATATGCCACGCCTGAATGATTTAATGATTGtttgtgttttttttcttttacttattaCAGCAAAGTCACTAGATTATGATAAACTGTATAAAGGCCTGGAGGTGCTAGCTGATTTTGAGAAGCTTGCAAATTCTAGGGTTGTTGACTCTGGTGTCCTGAGGGGAATGAATGTAGAAGACATCAGGAAAGCTGGGGAGCGGCTTATTCTCCAAGGTGGCTGTAAAAATTTCTTTCAGAAGATTGTAAAAACAAGGGAGAACCTCAATTTGGATATCCATATTCTTTCCTATTGCTGGTGTGCAGAACTTATAAGATCCGCCTTCTCATCAGGTATTCTTTCTTTCTCTGATGACAATGACACCACCACGATTAAGCTAATTTGCTAGCCTGTGTTGTTGCTATAAGCTAAGAATCaacatctcaagtttgttttgaaTAGACCGTTCTTAACTGGTAGTTACTTTCCTTTGCATTGTCATGCCTTCATGCAGCCGGTTGTCTGGATGGTTTGAACATACATTCGAATGAGTTTGCCTTTGAGGAATCTGTTTCAACTGGTGAGATTGACAGAAAGATGCAGTCTCCGCTAGACAAAGTTGAAAAGTTCAAGAGCATCAGAAGCGACGTTGACAGTACAGTGCCATCCCTGTCTGTTTATATTGGAGATTCAGTTGGAGATTTGCTCTGCTTATTGGAGGCAGATATTGGTATCGTCATTGGGTCAAGCACAATCTTGCGTAGAGTGGGCAAACAGTTTGGTGTTTCTTTTGTCCCATTGTTCCCTGGTCTAGTAGATAAGCAGAGGCAACTGACAGAGGAAGATGCTTCCGTGTTGAAGGCACGGTCTGGAGTCCTTTATACAGTTTCTAGCTGGTCAGAAATACACGCCTTCATACTGGGAAGTGATTTCAGCTGATGGATGTTCTGCTTCTTTTCTCCATTTTTTTCCCCTTAAGAAGCAAACACTTTTGCCGGTTGATGCTGATGCACATGATACGTGAATCCCCAATGTGGTCATTTTATGAAAGCCACATGTCAATTCTGGCTACCAGTATGTATGAATGAATACCAATACCAGTTTGTGGTGTG
This window of the Sorghum bicolor cultivar BTx623 chromosome 7, Sorghum_bicolor_NCBIv3, whole genome shotgun sequence genome carries:
- the LOC8054813 gene encoding bifunctional TH2 protein, mitochondrial, with the translated sequence MLVLRRLRLRLPLRRPLLVSSSSSSSSSFPSFSPSPSPSTSSSFSCWSSTGEGRRSMASSPSPASAAVVAEGSAARRFWIAASTREAAFAAYTPFILSLAAGNLRLDVFRHYIAQDAHFLRAFARAYEMAEDCADDDDDRATIADLRKAILQELNLHSSVLQEWGVDPTKEIPPSAATTKYTDFLLATAAGKVDGTKGSDKMVTPFEKTKIAAYTVGAMTPCMRLYAYLGKELMAFLKQDENHPYKKWINTYASSDFEDNALQIEELLDKLSVSLTGEELEIIGKLYQQAMKLEVEFFSAQLVDQPVVAPLSRYCDPKYKLLIFSDFDLTCTVVDSSAILAEIAILSFQKASQSGNDNNLDRTKSGDLRNSWNMLSKQYMEEYEECMERLLPPEESKSLDYDKLYKGLEVLADFEKLANSRVVDSGVLRGMNVEDIRKAGERLILQGGCKNFFQKIVKTRENLNLDIHILSYCWCAELIRSAFSSAGCLDGLNIHSNEFAFEESVSTGEIDRKMQSPLDKVEKFKSIRSDVDSTVPSLSVYIGDSVGDLLCLLEADIGIVIGSSTILRRVGKQFGVSFVPLFPGLVDKQRQLTEEDASVLKARSGVLYTVSSWSEIHAFILGSDFS